DNA from Mucilaginibacter mallensis:
ATAGACATTTTGCAAATGAGGAATTTTTTACTTTTTATATTTTTTACTTCAATAATTATCTTCACCAGTTCTAAAATAGCTAACGCCCAGAACTACAAAAATCAGTTTACATTATTTACTGATAATGATATGTACATCGATCCAAACCACGACAGGTATTATTCGGATGCTACATATTTTAATTTTACACATGCCGTAAGCATGAATGAAATTTCAAATCCCAACATTGTCAAGAAGACCATTGAGTTTGAGTTTGGGCAAAAAATTTATACAGGTTTATCGGGGCACATATATGCTCCATATCATATAGACCGGCCTTTTACGGGTTATTTATTTGGTAACGTAGCCTGGAATTGGTTATATAAGGATGAGGATGCACTGAAATTTACTGCTGAAGTAGGTACAATTGGCCCGGCGGCATTAGGCGAGGAGGTGCAAAGCGGCTTTCATAATCTTTTTGGTTTATATAAAGTGGTAGTAAACAATTCTTATTATCATAAATATGGCGGTTGGAGCCATCAGCTTAATACGGAGCCTGGATTGAATTTAAGGCTGGATTATAAACACCTGTTATACAGAAATGACGGAAGCTGGTTTGATATTGCAGCAAATCCTGATGTATGGCTGGGGTCAACATTTACGGGTGCAAGCGCAGGTCTACAATTTAGGGTAGGTGATTTAAATCAGTTCTTCCAATCTGTTATTACAAACACACGGGTTAGCAATAACAGCAATGAGCAAATGAAGCATGAATTTTACTTTTTTACGCTTCCGCAGGTAAACTATGTTGTTTATGACGCTACCATTGAGGGAGGGCTTTTCAGAAGTGATAAGGGCCCTATTACTTTTGGCATATATCATTGGGTTTATCAGCAGCAATTCGGTTTGCAGTTTGCATCGGCCAGGTGGTCGGCAAGTGCTATTGCCTTTATAAAATCTAGAGAAGTTAAGAGTACTGCCCTGGGCGATCAATGGGGGTCAATAGGTATTTCATATCGTTTTGGCAAGATTTAACGTTTACATTTGATGCAGTCCTTTACCTTGCCCATGATTAATGAAGTTTAAAAGTATTTTATTTGTT
Protein-coding regions in this window:
- a CDS encoding lipid A deacylase LpxR family protein, which gives rise to MRNFLLFIFFTSIIIFTSSKIANAQNYKNQFTLFTDNDMYIDPNHDRYYSDATYFNFTHAVSMNEISNPNIVKKTIEFEFGQKIYTGLSGHIYAPYHIDRPFTGYLFGNVAWNWLYKDEDALKFTAEVGTIGPAALGEEVQSGFHNLFGLYKVVVNNSYYHKYGGWSHQLNTEPGLNLRLDYKHLLYRNDGSWFDIAANPDVWLGSTFTGASAGLQFRVGDLNQFFQSVITNTRVSNNSNEQMKHEFYFFTLPQVNYVVYDATIEGGLFRSDKGPITFGIYHWVYQQQFGLQFASARWSASAIAFIKSREVKSTALGDQWGSIGISYRFGKI